One part of the Mariniflexile litorale genome encodes these proteins:
- a CDS encoding DUF1684 domain-containing protein has translation MKYFIIVIIFTTCLVSCAQEKKVIKGDTDFQRELNAEYKDATTSPLKDKDRKHFEGLEFFKFDTTYVVTAALQRTPNTAYFNMKTTTDRVSKERVYGILTFELNGTSYKLNIYQGKDLIKREGYEDYLFLPFLDETNGLESYGGGRYIDARIPKGDTMEIDFNKAYNPYCAYNDKYSCPIVPRENYLKIRIEAGVKAFGKH, from the coding sequence ATGAAGTATTTTATAATTGTAATCATATTTACAACTTGCTTAGTTAGTTGCGCGCAAGAAAAAAAGGTAATTAAAGGTGATACCGATTTTCAGCGTGAATTAAATGCCGAATATAAAGATGCTACAACATCGCCCTTGAAGGATAAAGATAGAAAGCATTTTGAAGGTTTGGAATTTTTTAAGTTTGATACGACTTATGTTGTTACAGCAGCTTTACAGCGTACACCAAACACCGCGTATTTTAATATGAAGACAACCACAGATCGCGTTTCAAAAGAACGTGTTTATGGCATTTTAACTTTTGAATTAAATGGAACGAGTTACAAATTAAATATCTATCAAGGAAAAGATTTAATAAAGAGAGAAGGTTACGAAGATTATTTATTTCTACCTTTTTTAGATGAAACCAACGGATTAGAAAGTTATGGTGGCGGACGTTATATTGATGCGAGAATTCCTAAAGGAGACACTATGGAAATTGATTTTAACAAAGCTTATAACCCATATTGTGCATACAATGATAAGTATTCTTGCCCCATTGTGCCCCGAGAAAATTATTTAAAAATTAGAATTGAAGCAGGAGTGAAGGCATTTGGAAAGCATTGA
- the crcB gene encoding fluoride efflux transporter CrcB yields the protein MKSVLLVFFGGGFGSVLRYIIGKYLNNAENGIPYGTFVANILGSLLIGIILGLAVKNDTLSQNQTLLLATGFCGGFTTFSTFAYENHVFLKSGDFISFAIYTVASFVIGFLAVFLGMFLVK from the coding sequence ATGAAAAGTGTCTTACTTGTTTTTTTTGGTGGTGGATTTGGCAGTGTACTGCGCTATATTATTGGAAAATATTTAAATAATGCCGAAAATGGTATTCCATATGGAACCTTTGTAGCAAATATTTTAGGCAGTTTGCTTATTGGAATCATTTTGGGATTGGCAGTAAAAAATGACACATTATCCCAAAACCAAACCTTACTTCTTGCCACTGGTTTTTGTGGTGGTTTCACCACCTTTTCAACTTTTGCTTATGAAAACCATGTGTTTTTAAAATCGGGTGATTTTATAAGTTTCGCTATTTATACTGTTGCCAGTTTTGTAATTGGTTTTTTAGCGGTTTTTCTGGGGATGTTTTTAGTGAAGTAG
- a CDS encoding GyrI-like domain-containing protein: MKVFKYIAFLLLIGIIGTSIYISVQPNTFEVSRTRTIQAPAAVIYNNVIDFKNWNDWSSWQEANPNIKVTLPNKTQGVGGHYSWEDKDGIGTMKTVEAITNKYIKQHMQIAEFPASDITWDFESNANGSTDITWKISGKDLPFGFKAYAAFTGGMEKQIGPHYERSLEKLDSIIVADMKKYSIAVNGITNHSGGYYLYNTTSCKISELESKIQEMLPKVKKYAIKNHITLASTPFINYLKWDEDNNAVIFSSCIPTIEQVITAEGDNIITGKMESFKAIKTTLKGNYSNLKEAWKTAKTYITKNGFEFAENGPMIETYITDPAKTPNPADLVTEIYIAIKDIEK, translated from the coding sequence ATGAAAGTTTTTAAGTACATCGCATTTTTATTACTAATTGGCATTATAGGTACTTCCATATACATTTCTGTGCAACCTAACACGTTTGAAGTTAGTAGAACACGAACCATTCAGGCGCCTGCTGCTGTTATTTATAACAATGTTATCGATTTTAAAAACTGGAATGATTGGTCTTCTTGGCAGGAGGCAAACCCTAATATAAAAGTAACACTACCTAATAAAACCCAAGGTGTAGGCGGTCATTATTCTTGGGAAGATAAAGATGGTATAGGCACTATGAAAACTGTGGAAGCCATTACCAATAAGTACATAAAACAACACATGCAAATTGCTGAGTTTCCTGCTTCAGACATTACTTGGGATTTTGAATCTAATGCTAATGGAAGTACTGATATCACTTGGAAAATTTCTGGCAAAGATTTACCTTTTGGTTTTAAAGCCTATGCTGCTTTTACAGGAGGTATGGAAAAACAAATTGGGCCACATTACGAGCGAAGCTTAGAAAAACTAGATAGCATTATTGTTGCCGACATGAAAAAATACAGTATTGCCGTAAATGGCATAACAAACCACAGCGGCGGTTATTATTTATACAACACAACTTCTTGCAAAATAAGCGAGTTAGAAAGCAAGATTCAAGAAATGCTTCCTAAGGTTAAAAAATATGCTATAAAAAACCACATAACTTTAGCAAGCACCCCTTTTATAAATTATTTAAAATGGGATGAAGACAACAATGCTGTTATATTTTCGAGCTGTATTCCAACAATTGAACAAGTAATTACTGCTGAAGGTGACAATATAATTACGGGAAAAATGGAAAGTTTTAAAGCCATAAAAACAACATTAAAAGGCAACTACAGCAACTTAAAAGAAGCTTGGAAAACAGCCAAGACATACATTACAAAAAATGGTTTTGAATTTGCTGAAAATGGTCCCATGATTGAAACTTATATAACAGATCCAGCAAAAACACCAAACCCTGCCGACTTAGTTACCGAAATTTACATTGCTATAAAAGATATTGAAAAATAA
- a CDS encoding dihydrofolate reductase, whose protein sequence is MKIKSILNFVLMCGLIFSCGNERPKENTEDLTAKEATFNYNVDQFADIKVLRYQIPDWENLTLKEQKLVYYLTQAGMSGRDIIWDQNYRHNLKIRKALENIYTNYKGDKTTNDWTAFEVYLKRVWFSNGIHHHYSNDKIKPEFSSDYLKQILAETNTVLEGEAFDVVFNDVDSKKVNQAKGADNVALSAVNFYGEGVTNKDVETFYTSKKSLDPSKPLSFGLNSQLVKENGVLKERVYKSGGLYGSAIDEIIKWLELAKGVAENEAQANALGLLISYYNSGDLQTWDDYNVLWTAATEGNIDYINSFIEVYNDPLGYRGSYETIVQIKDFDMSKKMEVLSKNAQWFEDNSPLMEAHKKKNVVGVSYKTVNVAGEAGDASPSTPIGVNLPNANWIRAAVGSKSVSLGNIVDASNIAGNSDRLKEFVNDEEELELDETYSKMADKLHTALHEVVGHASGQLNPGVGETKETLKNYASTLEEGRADLVALYYLYDSKIQELGLTDNWEKTGKAAYNDYIRNGLLTQLIRLNLGDDVEEAHMRNRQWISAWVFEKGKSNNVIEKITRSGKTYYNINDYAKLRELFGELLRETQRIKSEGDFKAAETLVENYGVKVNQKIHAEVLERNKQFKSAAYTGYVNPVLVAKTNEANEIIEVNVVQPKTFVEQMLDYSKKYNFLPEVN, encoded by the coding sequence ATGAAAATAAAATCAATATTAAATTTTGTACTCATGTGTGGTCTTATATTTTCTTGCGGAAATGAACGACCTAAAGAGAATACGGAAGATTTAACGGCAAAAGAAGCAACTTTTAATTATAATGTCGATCAATTCGCCGATATTAAAGTATTGCGTTATCAAATTCCAGATTGGGAAAATTTAACTTTAAAAGAGCAAAAATTGGTGTATTATTTAACCCAAGCAGGTATGTCTGGTCGCGATATTATATGGGATCAAAATTACAGACACAATCTTAAAATTAGAAAGGCTTTAGAAAATATTTATACTAATTATAAAGGTGATAAAACAACTAACGACTGGACTGCTTTCGAGGTTTATTTGAAGCGTGTATGGTTTAGTAATGGTATTCATCACCATTATTCCAATGATAAAATAAAACCAGAATTTTCGTCTGATTATTTAAAACAAATTCTTGCCGAAACCAATACCGTTTTAGAAGGAGAAGCATTTGATGTTGTTTTTAACGATGTTGATTCTAAAAAAGTGAATCAAGCTAAAGGTGCAGATAATGTGGCACTATCTGCTGTTAATTTTTATGGAGAGGGTGTTACAAATAAAGATGTTGAAACATTTTATACATCTAAAAAATCGTTAGATCCTAGTAAACCATTGTCGTTTGGTCTAAACTCACAGTTAGTAAAAGAAAATGGGGTATTAAAAGAACGTGTTTATAAATCGGGAGGCTTGTATGGTTCGGCTATTGATGAAATAATTAAATGGCTGGAATTGGCCAAAGGTGTTGCCGAAAATGAGGCTCAGGCCAATGCTTTAGGTTTGTTGATTTCTTATTATAATTCAGGCGATTTACAAACTTGGGACGACTATAATGTATTATGGACAGCAGCTACCGAAGGTAATATCGATTATATAAATAGTTTTATAGAAGTGTATAATGACCCTCTGGGGTATCGAGGTTCGTACGAAACGATTGTGCAAATTAAGGATTTTGATATGTCTAAAAAAATGGAAGTGCTTTCTAAAAATGCACAGTGGTTTGAAGATAATTCTCCTTTAATGGAAGCTCATAAAAAGAAAAACGTAGTGGGGGTTTCTTATAAAACAGTCAATGTCGCGGGAGAAGCGGGTGATGCATCACCAAGCACACCCATAGGCGTTAATTTGCCAAATGCTAATTGGATACGTGCTGCTGTTGGAAGTAAATCGGTGTCATTAGGTAATATTGTAGATGCGAGCAATATTGCAGGTAATTCAGATAGATTGAAGGAATTTGTAAATGATGAAGAAGAATTAGAATTGGATGAAACCTACAGTAAAATGGCCGATAAATTACATACGGCTTTACACGAAGTAGTAGGGCACGCATCGGGGCAATTAAACCCAGGTGTTGGTGAAACCAAAGAAACATTAAAAAATTATGCATCAACTCTAGAGGAAGGACGTGCTGATTTAGTAGCTCTTTATTATTTATATGATAGTAAAATTCAAGAATTAGGATTGACAGACAACTGGGAGAAAACAGGGAAAGCTGCTTATAACGATTATATTAGAAACGGACTTTTAACACAATTAATCCGTTTAAATTTAGGTGATGATGTAGAAGAAGCTCACATGCGAAATAGACAATGGATTTCGGCTTGGGTTTTTGAAAAAGGAAAGTCTAATAATGTTATAGAGAAAATTACCCGAAGCGGAAAAACGTATTATAATATTAATGATTATGCGAAACTTCGAGAGCTTTTTGGAGAGTTGTTACGTGAAACACAACGTATAAAATCTGAAGGTGATTTTAAAGCAGCTGAAACATTGGTTGAAAATTATGGAGTGAAAGTAAATCAAAAAATTCATGCCGAAGTTTTAGAACGCAATAAGCAATTTAAGTCGGCAGCATACACGGGTTATGTAAATCCAGTATTGGTTGCAAAAACAAACGAGGCAAATGAGATAATTGAAGTTAACGTCGTGCAACCAAAAACATTTGTAGAACAAATGTTAGATTACAGTAAAAAATATAATTTCTTGCCAGAAGTAAATTAA
- a CDS encoding nucleoside triphosphate pyrophosphohydrolase family protein codes for MKNKIEAVKTFHTAFKIGHRETPKADLGTDKNKLRFNLMKEENEEYLEAANNNDLVEVADALGDMLYILCGTIIEHGMQYKIEEVFEEIQRSNMSKLGKDGQPIYREDGKVLKGPNYFKPNIASILDK; via the coding sequence ATGAAAAATAAAATAGAAGCAGTTAAAACATTTCATACCGCATTTAAAATAGGGCACAGAGAAACCCCTAAAGCCGATTTAGGTACTGATAAAAATAAGTTGCGTTTTAATTTGATGAAAGAAGAAAACGAAGAATATTTAGAAGCAGCTAATAACAACGATTTAGTTGAAGTTGCCGATGCTCTTGGAGATATGCTTTATATTTTATGTGGTACTATTATAGAACACGGTATGCAATATAAAATTGAAGAAGTGTTTGAAGAGATACAACGCAGTAATATGAGTAAATTAGGTAAAGATGGACAACCTATTTATAGAGAAGATGGCAAAGTGCTAAAAGGACCTAATTATTTTAAGCCTAATATCGCTTCTATTCTAGATAAATAA
- a CDS encoding branched-chain amino acid aminotransferase, whose translation MNSIINDIEIIKSKTTKINDVDFDNLAFGSVFSDHMLECNFKDGKWQAPKVVPYQAITLDPSAKIFHYGQSVFEGMKAYKDANKDVWLFRPLENFKRLNISSKRLAMPELPENYFMDGLKALLEVDKDWIPTNEGSSLYIRPFVFASGNGFHASPANAYKFIICTAPSGAYFSGKLKVLIEQTYSRSANGGVGFAKAGGNYAGQFYPTQLAVEKGYQQVIWTDDTTHEYIEEAGAMNIFVRINDTLITGPTSDRILDGITRKSIIELAKSEGINVEVRKLSVHEVVEAAQNGSLKEMFGAGTAAVISSISGFGYQNEDFDLPELKDTFASFLKKRITDIQTNKAQDPFGWRYKVD comes from the coding sequence ATGAACTCTATAATCAATGACATCGAGATTATAAAATCGAAAACTACAAAAATAAACGATGTAGATTTTGATAATTTGGCTTTTGGAAGCGTATTTTCAGACCATATGCTTGAGTGCAATTTTAAAGATGGCAAGTGGCAAGCACCTAAAGTGGTGCCTTACCAAGCCATTACTTTAGACCCTTCTGCTAAGATTTTCCATTATGGACAATCTGTTTTTGAAGGTATGAAAGCATATAAAGACGCCAATAAAGATGTCTGGTTATTTCGTCCGTTAGAAAATTTCAAACGATTAAACATTTCGTCTAAACGTTTAGCTATGCCAGAACTGCCAGAAAACTATTTTATGGATGGTTTAAAAGCGTTATTGGAAGTAGATAAAGATTGGATTCCAACAAACGAAGGCAGTTCTTTATACATACGTCCTTTTGTTTTTGCGTCTGGAAACGGGTTTCATGCATCTCCAGCCAATGCATATAAATTTATTATTTGTACCGCACCTTCTGGGGCTTATTTTTCTGGAAAACTAAAAGTTTTAATAGAACAAACGTATTCCCGTTCTGCTAATGGTGGTGTTGGTTTTGCTAAAGCTGGTGGTAACTATGCAGGACAGTTTTATCCAACACAATTAGCGGTTGAAAAAGGTTACCAACAAGTTATTTGGACGGATGATACTACCCACGAATACATTGAAGAAGCTGGTGCGATGAATATTTTTGTTCGCATCAATGATACACTTATAACAGGACCAACTAGCGATAGGATTTTAGATGGTATTACTAGAAAAAGTATTATTGAATTAGCTAAATCTGAAGGAATAAATGTTGAAGTAAGAAAATTATCTGTACACGAAGTTGTTGAAGCTGCCCAAAATGGAAGCCTAAAAGAAATGTTTGGAGCAGGTACTGCAGCAGTTATTTCCTCGATTTCGGGGTTTGGTTATCAAAATGAGGATTTCGATTTACCAGAATTAAAAGACACATTTGCGAGTTTTTTAAAGAAACGCATTACCGATATTCAAACTAATAAAGCCCAAGATCCATTTGGATGGAGGTATAAAGTTGATTAA
- a CDS encoding DUF4920 domain-containing protein — translation MKHLLFVTFCLLVVYSCKDRDIYKSYGKKITVEEVKETFNIITHYKTMQVGDTVYAKMKAKVKDVCQAKGCWMTLDLEEGNEVMVKFKDYGFFVPKDITDKEVIINGKAFVSEVSVNKQRHYAEDAGKTADEIAEIIQPKRTFSFEADGVLIQQ, via the coding sequence ATGAAGCATCTATTATTCGTAACTTTTTGTTTATTAGTGGTGTATTCATGTAAAGATAGAGACATATATAAGTCGTATGGTAAAAAGATTACTGTAGAAGAAGTTAAAGAGACGTTTAATATAATAACGCATTATAAAACCATGCAGGTTGGCGATACCGTGTATGCCAAAATGAAAGCAAAGGTGAAGGATGTTTGTCAAGCAAAAGGCTGCTGGATGACTTTAGATTTAGAAGAGGGTAACGAAGTAATGGTAAAGTTTAAAGATTATGGTTTTTTTGTACCAAAAGACATTACTGATAAAGAGGTTATTATAAATGGAAAAGCATTTGTAAGTGAAGTTTCAGTAAATAAACAACGTCATTATGCTGAGGATGCAGGAAAAACAGCTGATGAAATAGCAGAAATAATCCAACCAAAACGAACATTTTCTTTTGAAGCTGATGGCGTTTTAATACAACAATAA
- the mnmD gene encoding tRNA (5-methylaminomethyl-2-thiouridine)(34)-methyltransferase MnmD, producing the protein MERKVVITADGSSTIHLPEWDEQYHSKHGAIQEAYHVFIKHGLNHFCSERHSKLVSGLLQNISILEIGFGTGLNAFITLLEAEKLGVGINYVGIEGYPVLSDEISQLNYPAQLKAGAKELLFKMMHEVSWEEKHAVSNNFSLTKQNRFFSEIIDKNLYNLIYFDAFGARVQPELWTETIFEKMYDALKENGVLVTYAAKGSVRRAMQAVGFKVEKLPGPPGKREMLRASKKV; encoded by the coding sequence TTGGAAAGAAAAGTTGTTATAACAGCAGATGGTTCGTCAACCATTCACTTACCAGAATGGGACGAACAATACCATTCTAAACACGGTGCGATTCAAGAGGCATACCATGTGTTTATTAAGCATGGCTTGAATCACTTTTGTAGCGAACGTCATTCTAAACTTGTTTCAGGGCTTCTCCAAAATATTTCAATTCTAGAAATAGGTTTCGGTACGGGTTTAAACGCTTTTATAACCTTACTTGAAGCCGAAAAATTAGGTGTTGGTATTAATTATGTTGGTATTGAAGGCTACCCCGTTTTAAGCGATGAAATTTCACAACTCAACTATCCCGCTCAATTAAAAGCAGGAGCTAAAGAGTTACTTTTTAAAATGATGCATGAAGTTTCTTGGGAAGAAAAACATGCGGTTTCAAATAATTTTTCGCTTACCAAACAAAATCGTTTTTTTTCAGAAATTATAGATAAAAATTTATACAACCTCATTTATTTTGATGCCTTTGGTGCGCGTGTACAACCCGAACTCTGGACAGAAACCATCTTTGAAAAAATGTATGACGCTCTAAAAGAAAATGGCGTGTTAGTAACCTATGCCGCAAAAGGTAGTGTGCGTCGTGCTATGCAAGCTGTAGGTTTTAAAGTTGAAAAACTTCCTGGCCCACCAGGTAAACGTGAAATGTTACGCGCTTCCAAAAAAGTATAA
- a CDS encoding TIGR01777 family oxidoreductase → MRVLITGATGLIGQEIVKLCHKENIAVNYLTTSKSKLNQSEKTQGFYWNPKQQEIDMDCFKGVHAIIHLAGATVSKRWTSAYKKEIISSRKETTQLLVNSLKTIDHTIKQVISASAIGVYPDSLINYYDETFKDFDNSFLSNVVQVWEHEVDVFSSLNITVSKIRIGLVLSNKGGALKEMIKPIKYGVGAAFGDGKQWQSWIHINDLAQLFLYVLKHQLKGVYNAVAPNPVTNQELIKTIANTLDKPLFLPKIPRSLMKLVLGDMSTLLFDSQRVSSKKTEKKGFYFEYHHLQPALEDLLG, encoded by the coding sequence ATGCGAGTTTTAATAACAGGGGCGACGGGACTTATTGGGCAAGAGATTGTAAAACTTTGTCATAAAGAAAATATTGCGGTAAATTATTTAACAACAAGTAAATCTAAATTAAACCAATCGGAGAAAACGCAAGGTTTTTATTGGAACCCCAAACAACAAGAAATTGATATGGATTGTTTTAAGGGTGTCCATGCAATCATTCATTTAGCAGGTGCTACGGTTTCAAAACGTTGGACTTCAGCTTACAAAAAAGAAATTATTTCAAGCCGAAAAGAAACAACTCAACTATTAGTTAATAGTTTAAAAACAATTGATCACACAATTAAGCAAGTTATTTCGGCAAGTGCTATTGGGGTTTACCCAGATTCTTTAATTAATTATTACGACGAAACTTTCAAAGATTTTGATAATTCATTCTTAAGTAATGTGGTACAAGTTTGGGAGCATGAAGTAGATGTTTTTTCAAGTTTAAATATTACAGTATCTAAAATTAGAATAGGTTTAGTATTATCCAATAAAGGAGGTGCGCTGAAAGAAATGATTAAACCTATTAAATATGGAGTAGGAGCAGCTTTTGGAGACGGCAAGCAATGGCAATCGTGGATACATATTAACGATTTAGCACAACTATTTCTATATGTATTAAAGCATCAATTAAAAGGTGTTTATAATGCGGTAGCACCAAATCCCGTAACAAATCAAGAACTCATAAAAACCATAGCAAATACTTTAGATAAACCGTTGTTTTTACCTAAAATACCGAGGTCTTTAATGAAACTAGTTTTGGGTGACATGTCTACTTTGTTATTTGATAGCCAGCGGGTTAGTTCTAAAAAAACAGAAAAGAAAGGTTTTTATTTTGAATACCACCATTTACAACCTGCTTTGGAGGATTTGCTTGGGTAA
- a CDS encoding nucleotide exchange factor GrpE codes for MSKKDKANDIEKEQLDTLQSEAVEVEDQVVEEQTVEEKLQSELKQEKDKFLRLFAEFENYKRRTSKERMELFSTASEDVMKTLLPVLDDFERALSHIDDDKEAEALRKGVLLIYNKLVSTLEQKGLKIVAVEKGEAFNADNHEAITQIPAPTADLKGKVIDVIEKGYKLGEKVIRFPKVVIGQ; via the coding sequence ATGAGTAAAAAAGATAAAGCAAACGATATAGAAAAAGAGCAGCTTGATACTTTGCAAAGCGAAGCGGTTGAAGTTGAAGATCAGGTTGTTGAAGAACAAACGGTTGAAGAAAAACTTCAAAGTGAATTAAAACAAGAAAAAGATAAGTTTTTACGTTTATTTGCCGAGTTTGAAAATTATAAGCGCCGTACCTCAAAAGAGCGTATGGAGCTATTTTCGACGGCGAGTGAAGACGTTATGAAAACCTTATTGCCAGTTTTAGATGATTTTGAACGCGCATTAAGTCATATTGACGACGATAAAGAAGCAGAGGCTTTACGTAAAGGGGTGTTATTAATTTACAATAAATTGGTAAGCACACTAGAGCAAAAAGGGCTTAAAATAGTAGCTGTTGAAAAAGGGGAAGCATTTAATGCCGATAACCATGAAGCTATTACGCAAATACCTGCGCCAACTGCCGATTTAAAAGGAAAAGTTATAGATGTTATTGAAAAAGGTTATAAACTGGGCGAGAAGGTAATTCGTTTTCCTAAAGTAGTAATAGGACAATAA
- the dnaJ gene encoding molecular chaperone DnaJ, whose protein sequence is MAKKDYYDILGISKGASAAEIKKAYRKKAIEFHPDKNPDNKDAEAKFKEAAEAYEILSDENKKARYDQYGHQAFENGGGGYGGGGMNMDDIFSQFGDIFGGGGFGGGGFSGFGGGGGQRRVKGSNLRIRVKLTLEEIANGVEKKIKVKRKVQAPGTTYKTCSTCHGSGQVTRIANTILGRMQTSAPCNVCGGAGQTIDKKPADADAQGLKVAEETVSIKIPAGVVDGMQLKVSGKGNDAPGNGISGDIIVVIEEEAHEKLQREGDNLHYDLYVSYPDAVLGTSQEIDTVTGKVRIKVEAGVQSGKILRLRGKGIPSINGYGRGDLLVHVNVWTPKTLSKQQREFFETMQNDEHFTPKPDSTDKSFFEKVKDMFS, encoded by the coding sequence ATGGCTAAAAAAGATTATTACGATATATTAGGTATTAGTAAAGGTGCTAGTGCTGCCGAAATAAAGAAAGCTTACAGAAAAAAAGCAATTGAATTTCATCCCGATAAAAATCCCGATAATAAAGATGCAGAAGCTAAATTTAAAGAAGCAGCTGAAGCTTACGAGATTTTAAGTGATGAAAACAAAAAGGCACGTTACGACCAATATGGACACCAGGCATTTGAAAATGGCGGCGGTGGATATGGCGGCGGTGGCATGAATATGGACGACATATTCAGTCAATTTGGTGATATTTTTGGTGGCGGCGGCTTTGGAGGCGGTGGCTTCTCTGGTTTTGGTGGAGGCGGTGGCCAACGTCGTGTTAAAGGAAGTAATTTGCGTATTCGCGTAAAACTTACTTTAGAAGAAATTGCTAATGGTGTTGAGAAAAAAATAAAAGTAAAACGCAAAGTTCAAGCACCAGGCACTACTTATAAAACCTGTTCTACTTGTCATGGTTCAGGACAAGTTACACGTATCGCAAACACTATTTTAGGTAGAATGCAAACATCGGCACCATGTAATGTATGTGGAGGCGCTGGACAAACCATTGATAAAAAGCCTGCTGATGCCGATGCGCAAGGGTTAAAAGTTGCAGAAGAAACAGTTTCAATCAAAATACCTGCTGGTGTGGTAGATGGGATGCAACTTAAAGTATCTGGAAAAGGAAATGATGCACCAGGAAATGGTATTTCGGGTGATATTATTGTGGTTATAGAAGAAGAAGCACACGAAAAACTACAACGCGAAGGTGATAATTTACATTACGATTTGTATGTAAGTTACCCTGATGCTGTTTTAGGAACTTCACAAGAAATAGACACTGTAACAGGAAAAGTACGTATTAAAGTGGAAGCTGGTGTACAATCGGGTAAAATTTTACGCTTACGCGGAAAAGGAATACCAAGTATAAATGGTTATGGAAGGGGCGATTTGTTAGTACATGTGAATGTTTGGACTCCAAAAACCCTAAGCAAACAACAGCGCGAGTTTTTTGAAACCATGCAGAACGATGAACATTTTACACCTAAACCAGACAGTACCGACAAATCTTTTTTTGAAAAAGTAAAAGATATGTTTTCATAA
- a CDS encoding ABC transporter ATP-binding protein, with translation MSNLLEVNQVSKNFGDFKALNNASISVPKGSIFGLLGPNGAGKTTLIRIINQITMPDSGTVHLDGALLNASHIKDIGYLPEERGLYKSMKVGEQALYLAQLKGLSKTEAKERLKYWFDRLEIGDWWNKKIQELSKGMAQKIQFVVTVLHQPKLLIFDEPFSGFDPINANLIKDEILRLREEGATVIFSTHRMESVEELCDDIALIHKSNKILDGKLINIKRQYKINTFEVGVKTANSDALRTELSQKFDVSLANFKTLEDDLKVNIKLNAGDSPNDLLNFLTSKGDVSHFVELIPSVNDIFIQTVMNSK, from the coding sequence ATGAGTAACTTATTAGAAGTTAACCAAGTTTCTAAAAATTTTGGAGACTTTAAAGCCCTTAATAATGCATCTATTTCGGTTCCTAAAGGCAGTATTTTTGGGTTATTAGGTCCTAATGGAGCGGGGAAAACAACTTTAATACGCATTATCAATCAAATTACCATGCCAGATTCTGGTACTGTACATTTGGACGGGGCTTTGCTTAATGCGTCGCACATAAAAGATATTGGGTATTTACCCGAAGAACGCGGTTTGTATAAATCGATGAAAGTGGGTGAACAAGCATTGTATTTAGCACAATTAAAAGGGCTGAGTAAGACAGAAGCAAAAGAGCGTTTAAAGTATTGGTTCGACCGCTTAGAAATTGGTGATTGGTGGAACAAGAAAATTCAAGAATTATCAAAAGGCATGGCACAAAAAATACAGTTTGTAGTCACGGTATTGCATCAGCCAAAGTTGTTAATTTTTGATGAACCTTTTTCGGGTTTTGACCCCATTAATGCGAATTTAATTAAAGATGAAATTTTGCGTTTGCGCGAAGAAGGCGCTACGGTTATTTTTTCAACACACCGTATGGAGTCGGTTGAAGAATTGTGTGACGATATTGCTTTAATTCACAAATCGAATAAAATCTTAGACGGGAAATTAATTAATATTAAACGACAGTATAAAATAAACACATTTGAAGTTGGAGTAAAAACAGCCAATAGTGATGCTTTAAGAACAGAATTATCACAAAAATTTGATGTGTCATTAGCCAATTTTAAAACTTTGGAAGACGATTTAAAAGTAAATATCAAACTTAATGCAGGCGATTCACCAAACGATTTATTAAACTTCTTAACTTCCAAAGGCGATGTGTCTCATTTTGTAGAATTGATACCCAGTGTAAACGATATTTTTATTCAAACCGTAATGAATAGTAAATAA